A region of Planococcus sp. MSAK28401 DNA encodes the following proteins:
- a CDS encoding DMT family transporter yields the protein MQMKAYIWVLFAAMLWGTTGTAQTFLVGEAHPLTIGASRLAIGGFGLLVFVWISGKLKGVRIPWLWVGLSALCMALFQPFFFSAVQLTGVAIGTVVAIGSAPAFSGILEALVLKRRPDRVWVFSSILSVVGCMLLFANRDSYIVDPLGVMLGLLAGLAFAGYAMFSKNVLGMMEVVPAVAVIFSLSGLGLLPFLFFLDTGYLAEPQNLMIVAYLGLVATSLAYLLFSSGLKSIPSSSAVTLSLAEPLTASVLGVAVVGEALNGQSWVGVALLIGGIALLAFGKNRKA from the coding sequence ATGCAAATGAAGGCATACATATGGGTGTTATTCGCGGCGATGCTTTGGGGGACGACAGGAACAGCCCAGACTTTTCTAGTGGGAGAAGCCCATCCGTTGACGATCGGGGCATCCCGTCTCGCAATTGGCGGTTTTGGCCTTCTGGTATTTGTCTGGATTTCAGGAAAGCTGAAAGGCGTAAGGATTCCGTGGCTTTGGGTCGGGCTTTCCGCATTGTGCATGGCCTTGTTCCAACCGTTCTTTTTTTCAGCAGTGCAATTGACAGGAGTGGCAATTGGAACGGTCGTAGCAATCGGCAGTGCGCCAGCTTTTTCAGGCATATTGGAAGCGCTCGTATTGAAGCGCAGACCTGATCGTGTATGGGTATTTTCAAGCATTTTGTCTGTCGTTGGCTGTATGTTGCTTTTTGCGAACCGCGATAGTTATATCGTCGACCCGCTCGGCGTGATGCTCGGGCTGCTGGCAGGTTTGGCATTTGCGGGATATGCCATGTTCAGCAAAAATGTTTTAGGTATGATGGAAGTAGTGCCCGCGGTGGCTGTGATCTTTTCGCTCAGCGGCCTTGGCCTATTGCCCTTCCTGTTTTTCCTGGATACCGGCTATTTAGCGGAACCGCAAAACTTGATGATCGTTGCTTATTTGGGCCTTGTCGCGACAAGCCTTGCTTATTTATTATTCTCGAGCGGATTGAAGAGCATTCCTTCCTCCTCAGCGGTCACCTTATCGCTAGCAGAGCCGCTGACAGCTTCTGTTTTGGGAGTTGCTGTCGTCGGTGAAGCGCTAAACGGGCAGTCTTGGGTCGGGGTGGCATTGTTGATCGGCGGCATTGCGCTGCTGGCATTCGGCAAAAACCGCAAAGCTTAA
- a CDS encoding excisionase family DNA-binding protein has translation MYMTVPETAVFLSMPEEQVNRYVLEGRIRAVHDGEQYLINTSQFESHFKQLEVAKLELEEWRATPIPDDIDIKDED, from the coding sequence ATGTATATGACAGTCCCGGAAACTGCCGTTTTTTTGTCGATGCCGGAAGAGCAAGTCAACCGTTACGTACTTGAAGGCCGGATTCGCGCAGTCCATGACGGAGAACAATACTTGATCAACACCTCCCAATTCGAAAGCCATTTCAAACAGCTGGAAGTTGCCAAACTGGAGCTGGAAGAGTGGCGCGCTACGCCGATCCCCGATGATATCGATATTAAAGACGAGGATTGA
- the metX gene encoding homoserine O-acetyltransferase MetX, translating to MTTVSIGQLKLESGQLLREVELAYERVGESSAPAILVCHALTGDQYAVGTADQPGWWSGLIGPGKAVDTGQFQVITFNVLGGCSGSTGPLSINPETGEPYRASFPELTIRDMVRAERKALELLGINHLAAVIGGSLGGMKTLEWASLYPEFLDTAITLAVTPYYGDYGVAFNHIGIQAIENDPEFQSGDYHPETRLKGFEIARMAGMVTYRSSQLFNGRFGRARCGEEFEVQSYLDYQGRKLAGRFDPNSYLVLLKAMNTHDVEEVELAAELLSISYSHDLLYPGELMIPWVENQPNAKWEKIETDFGHDGFLVEFEKWAHHVQAQLQKTVNAKSHVLA from the coding sequence ATGACGACAGTATCCATCGGCCAGCTAAAACTTGAATCAGGTCAACTATTGCGCGAAGTGGAATTGGCGTATGAACGCGTCGGAGAAAGTTCTGCGCCGGCGATTCTGGTTTGCCACGCGCTGACGGGCGATCAATATGCAGTGGGAACTGCAGATCAACCGGGCTGGTGGTCAGGGCTGATCGGCCCAGGAAAAGCGGTGGATACCGGGCAGTTCCAAGTCATCACGTTCAATGTACTCGGCGGCTGCAGCGGTTCGACCGGCCCGCTTTCGATCAACCCGGAAACCGGTGAACCTTACCGCGCGTCATTTCCTGAACTGACCATCCGGGATATGGTGAGAGCGGAGCGGAAAGCTCTGGAGCTGCTAGGCATCAACCATTTGGCAGCGGTGATCGGCGGTTCTCTCGGCGGTATGAAAACCTTGGAATGGGCAAGCCTGTACCCTGAGTTTCTGGATACGGCGATTACACTCGCCGTAACGCCATATTACGGAGATTATGGTGTGGCGTTCAATCATATCGGGATCCAGGCGATCGAAAACGATCCCGAGTTCCAGTCAGGTGATTATCATCCGGAAACGAGGCTGAAAGGATTTGAAATCGCCCGCATGGCCGGCATGGTGACGTACCGGAGCAGCCAGTTATTCAATGGCCGCTTCGGCCGTGCACGCTGCGGAGAAGAATTTGAAGTTCAATCCTATTTGGATTACCAGGGGCGCAAATTGGCAGGGCGCTTTGACCCGAATAGCTATCTCGTTTTGCTGAAAGCCATGAATACACACGATGTGGAAGAAGTGGAATTAGCCGCCGAACTGCTATCGATCTCCTATAGCCACGATTTATTGTATCCGGGAGAATTGATGATTCCTTGGGTCGAAAATCAGCCCAATGCGAAATGGGAGAAAATTGAAACAGATTTTGGCCATGACGGCTTCTTGGTAGAATTCGAAAAATGGGCACATCACGTACAGGCTCAATTGCAGAAAACGGTGAATGCCAAAAGCCATGTATTAGCATAA
- a CDS encoding O-acetylhomoserine aminocarboxypropyltransferase/cysteine synthase family protein, with protein sequence MTNFKPETLLLHGGQEPDPVTGARGVPVHKTTSYVFKDTEHAQNLFGLKEAGNIYSRIMNPTVDVFEQRVALLEGGTAAVALSSGMAAIAFSVLNIAEAGDEIVADSNLYGGTYNLFANTLPRYGINVKFVDATDPENFRAAITDKTKALFGEIIGNPSLNVFDVERVANIAHENGVPLLIDNTFASPFVSNPIEFGADVVIHSATKWIGGHGTTIGGVAVDAGRFNWDNPRFPNYTEPDESYHGIRFGIDVPEAAFATKLRVQLLRDFGPSLSADSAHALLQGLETLHLRIPRHATNAQKVAEYLKDHPQVEWVNYLGLEGHPSKTLADKYLKDSYGSIVNFGIKGGREAGRKVIDGVNLWSHVANVGDAKSLIIHPASTTHQQLTAEELKNSGVTEELIRLSVGLENHEDLIADLEQAIQAAVLENA encoded by the coding sequence ATGACAAACTTCAAACCAGAAACTCTTCTATTACACGGCGGCCAAGAGCCGGATCCAGTGACAGGCGCTCGCGGCGTACCGGTCCATAAAACGACTTCTTATGTATTCAAAGATACCGAACACGCACAAAACCTATTCGGCCTGAAAGAAGCGGGCAATATCTACTCGCGTATCATGAACCCGACAGTCGATGTGTTCGAACAGCGCGTCGCACTTCTTGAAGGCGGCACTGCTGCAGTAGCTTTATCATCAGGAATGGCAGCCATTGCATTCTCAGTATTGAATATAGCTGAAGCGGGAGACGAAATTGTTGCCGACAGCAATTTATATGGAGGAACCTATAATCTATTCGCCAACACATTGCCGCGCTATGGCATTAACGTAAAATTCGTCGATGCCACGGACCCTGAAAATTTCCGTGCAGCGATTACGGACAAGACGAAAGCCTTGTTCGGTGAAATTATCGGAAATCCAAGTTTGAACGTGTTCGACGTCGAGCGGGTAGCTAATATCGCACACGAAAATGGCGTACCGCTTTTGATCGATAATACCTTCGCGTCGCCTTTCGTCAGCAACCCGATCGAATTTGGTGCAGATGTAGTCATCCATTCAGCCACGAAATGGATCGGCGGGCACGGAACGACAATCGGCGGCGTAGCGGTCGATGCCGGACGCTTCAACTGGGACAATCCGCGCTTCCCGAATTATACGGAGCCGGATGAATCCTATCACGGCATCCGTTTCGGAATCGATGTACCGGAAGCGGCATTCGCGACGAAATTACGCGTCCAGCTGTTGCGCGATTTCGGTCCATCGCTCAGTGCGGACAGCGCCCACGCACTGCTTCAGGGACTTGAAACTTTGCATCTGCGGATTCCACGCCACGCGACGAACGCACAGAAGGTCGCGGAATATTTGAAAGACCATCCGCAAGTCGAGTGGGTCAATTACCTCGGATTGGAAGGACATCCATCCAAGACACTTGCTGATAAATACTTGAAAGACAGCTATGGTTCGATCGTCAACTTCGGCATCAAAGGCGGACGGGAAGCCGGCCGCAAAGTGATCGATGGCGTTAATTTATGGTCGCACGTGGCGAATGTCGGCGATGCCAAATCATTGATTATCCACCCGGCGTCAACAACACACCAGCAATTGACAGCAGAAGAGTTGAAAAACAGCGGCGTAACGGAAGAGTTGATCCGGTTGTCTGTAGGATTGGAAAACCACGAAGATTTAATCGCTGATTTGGAGCAAGCGATCCAAGCGGCAGTACTCGAGAACGCGTAA
- a CDS encoding methionine ABC transporter ATP-binding protein produces MIQFEAVKKTYVSGKQQVHALNGIDLTVETGEIYGVIGFSGAGKSSLIRTVNLLERPSTGRVLIHGEDISTLSARKIRDTRKDIGMIFQHFNLLNSKTVHHNIAMPLLLAKTPKAEVDRKVAELLEFVGLADQAKKYPDQLSGGQKQRIGIARALATNPSILLCDEATSALDPQTTQSILDLLRRINQEYNITILLITHEMGVIREICDKVAVLEEGRVIEQGSVFEVFTNPQHATTKRFVRSVMNDELPDSLLEQIRHNDGTRPIYRVQFTGNSVGQPFMSRVSREFQLDLNVLFGNITELQGIPYGNLIVEFDGALVEIDRALASIRNDNIQVEEVQQHAG; encoded by the coding sequence ATGATTCAATTTGAAGCAGTCAAGAAAACTTATGTATCCGGCAAGCAGCAAGTCCATGCGCTCAATGGCATTGACTTGACCGTCGAAACCGGAGAAATTTACGGCGTCATCGGGTTCAGCGGCGCAGGAAAAAGCTCGTTGATCCGCACGGTGAATTTGCTCGAGCGCCCATCAACAGGACGCGTGCTCATCCACGGAGAAGATATTTCCACTTTAAGCGCACGCAAAATCCGCGATACAAGAAAAGACATCGGCATGATCTTCCAGCATTTCAATTTGCTGAACTCGAAAACAGTGCATCATAATATCGCGATGCCGCTACTCCTGGCAAAGACTCCGAAAGCGGAAGTCGACCGGAAAGTGGCGGAACTATTGGAATTTGTCGGGCTTGCCGACCAAGCGAAAAAATACCCGGATCAATTGTCCGGCGGGCAAAAGCAGCGAATTGGCATTGCGCGGGCACTCGCCACAAACCCGTCCATACTGCTATGCGATGAAGCAACGTCAGCGCTCGACCCGCAGACGACTCAGTCCATACTGGATCTGCTGCGCCGCATCAATCAAGAATACAATATCACCATCTTGCTCATTACACACGAAATGGGCGTCATCCGGGAAATCTGCGACAAAGTAGCCGTGCTTGAAGAAGGACGCGTCATTGAGCAAGGCAGCGTGTTTGAAGTGTTCACCAATCCTCAGCACGCGACGACAAAGCGTTTCGTCCGTTCTGTCATGAACGATGAATTGCCGGATTCGTTGCTTGAGCAGATTCGCCACAACGACGGCACACGGCCGATTTACCGTGTGCAGTTTACCGGGAATTCAGTCGGGCAGCCATTCATGTCGAGGGTGTCACGTGAATTCCAGCTCGATTTGAATGTGCTGTTCGGTAACATTACAGAACTCCAAGGCATTCCATACGGCAACTTGATTGTCGAGTTCGACGGCGCACTCGTAGAAATCGACCGGGCACTCGCCTCAATCCGAAACGACAATATCCAAGTAGAGGAGGTGCAGCAACATGCAGGTTGA
- a CDS encoding methionine ABC transporter permease has translation MQVDQSQILEALWETLYMTGASFVFSLFIGLPLGILLVVTRKGHLLENEAVFNVLNIVINIFRSIPFIILMVAIIPLTRVIVGTSIGTAAAIVPLVFYAGPYIARLIENSLLEVDKGVIEAAQAMGASPGQIIFRFLIPEALSSLVLALTIAIVGLIGASAMAGAIGGGGLGDLAITYGYQRFDTLVMLLTVAILVVLVQGVQSLGNLMSRRVRRS, from the coding sequence ATGCAGGTTGATCAATCGCAAATTTTAGAAGCTTTATGGGAGACCCTTTACATGACGGGTGCATCATTCGTTTTCTCGCTCTTCATCGGCTTGCCGCTTGGCATCTTGCTGGTCGTCACGAGAAAGGGCCATCTGCTTGAAAATGAAGCTGTATTTAACGTATTGAACATCGTCATCAATATCTTCCGTTCGATTCCATTCATCATCTTAATGGTCGCCATCATTCCATTGACGCGCGTCATTGTCGGCACATCGATCGGCACGGCCGCAGCCATCGTTCCATTGGTGTTTTACGCAGGGCCGTATATCGCCCGCCTCATCGAAAACTCATTGCTTGAAGTCGATAAAGGCGTCATCGAAGCAGCTCAGGCGATGGGCGCTTCTCCCGGCCAGATTATTTTCCGCTTCCTTATCCCGGAAGCGCTCAGCTCGCTTGTCCTGGCATTGACCATCGCTATCGTCGGCCTGATCGGCGCATCCGCCATGGCTGGCGCGATTGGAGGCGGCGGACTCGGCGACTTGGCCATCACTTACGGCTATCAGCGCTTCGACACATTGGTCATGCTCTTGACTGTCGCGATTCTGGTCGTCCTTGTGCAGGGCGTCCAATCGCTCGGCAACCTCATGTCCCGCAGAGTACGCCGGAGCTAA
- a CDS encoding MetQ/NlpA family ABC transporter substrate-binding protein: protein MKKITALLATAGIAALLGACGDDSSAGETTKVTLGISGSDTTIWDYVGDKAAKEGIELDIITFSDYVAPNLALAEGELDLNAFQTISYFDEFVEEHNVDIVPIGSTVIAPMGLYSDKYESIEELPEGAQIAMPNEATNMGRALLLLDESGLITLSDDAGLTGTAEDIIDNPKNIEVVPMTSAHTPRAMADVAASIVNNGIAVDAGLNPTEDPIARESDTAKPYINLIAAQAGEEDNEAYQRIVELYQEEDTAEFVIEHTEGAQIPTFVSVEELVDYQ, encoded by the coding sequence ATGAAAAAAATTACAGCTCTTTTAGCAACAGCAGGCATCGCCGCGCTTCTCGGCGCATGTGGAGACGATAGCTCAGCAGGCGAAACCACGAAAGTAACACTTGGCATCAGTGGATCGGACACGACGATTTGGGATTATGTCGGCGACAAAGCCGCTAAAGAAGGCATCGAACTCGACATCATCACCTTCTCGGATTATGTGGCCCCGAACTTGGCACTTGCTGAAGGCGAACTCGACTTGAACGCCTTCCAGACCATCTCGTATTTCGATGAATTTGTCGAAGAGCACAATGTCGACATCGTACCGATCGGCTCTACCGTCATTGCGCCGATGGGCTTGTATTCCGACAAATACGAATCCATCGAAGAACTTCCCGAAGGCGCCCAAATCGCTATGCCGAATGAAGCGACCAACATGGGCCGCGCACTCCTCTTGCTCGATGAATCCGGGCTCATCACTTTATCCGATGACGCCGGATTGACCGGAACAGCAGAAGACATTATCGACAACCCGAAAAACATTGAAGTCGTCCCGATGACTTCCGCCCATACGCCGCGCGCTATGGCTGACGTGGCTGCTTCCATCGTCAACAACGGCATCGCAGTGGATGCAGGATTGAACCCGACAGAAGACCCGATTGCCCGTGAAAGCGATACGGCAAAACCTTATATCAACCTGATAGCCGCACAAGCTGGCGAAGAAGATAACGAAGCGTATCAGCGCATCGTCGAATTGTACCAAGAAGAAGACACAGCTGAATTTGTCATCGAACACACAGAAGGCGCTCAAATCCCGACTTTCGTTTCGGTTGAAGAATTAGTTGATTACCAATAA
- a CDS encoding M20 family metallopeptidase, producing the protein MTIISEARETITESIDKNRAQYLRISHAIHENPEIGNEEVFASGLLTGLLEEAGFQVEDGVAGHHTAFYAVRDSHKPGPTVAFLAEYDALPGIGHACGHNIIGTTSVAAAIALSKTLELTGGRVVVLGTPAEEGGPNGSAKGSFVKHGLLEKIDAALMLHPSGNSAVTGPSLAVDPLSFHFYGKPAHAAGSPEKGINALDAVLQLFNGINALRQQLPDDARVHGIITHGGDAPNIIPEYASARFYIRGDSWKKTAETAKKVRAIAEGAALATGARVEIERFQNEVKDLVVTPELDEILKAELETLGDNVADSRISGLGSTDAGNISYEVPTAHGYIKIGPESLIAHTEQFREAARSKAGDEALIKGAKALAQTGYRLLTEHALLAQVKQAHIRSLAAKQQD; encoded by the coding sequence ATGACCATCATTAGCGAAGCACGCGAGACGATTACGGAATCGATCGACAAGAACCGTGCTCAATATTTACGCATCAGCCATGCCATCCATGAAAACCCGGAAATCGGCAACGAAGAAGTGTTCGCGAGCGGCCTCTTGACTGGATTACTCGAAGAAGCCGGATTCCAGGTAGAAGACGGTGTCGCTGGCCACCACACCGCTTTTTACGCAGTTCGCGACAGCCACAAGCCCGGACCGACTGTCGCTTTTCTTGCTGAATACGACGCCTTGCCGGGCATCGGCCATGCGTGCGGACACAATATTATCGGCACGACCAGTGTCGCAGCAGCCATTGCGCTCAGTAAAACATTGGAATTGACTGGCGGGCGCGTCGTCGTCCTCGGCACCCCTGCCGAAGAAGGCGGACCGAATGGCAGTGCGAAAGGAAGTTTCGTCAAACACGGCCTGCTTGAAAAAATCGATGCCGCATTGATGCTTCACCCATCCGGAAACTCGGCTGTTACAGGACCTTCGCTTGCTGTCGACCCGCTGAGTTTTCATTTCTACGGCAAGCCTGCTCATGCTGCCGGGTCTCCCGAAAAGGGCATCAATGCTCTCGATGCCGTGCTGCAATTGTTTAACGGCATCAATGCCCTTCGCCAACAATTGCCGGATGATGCACGGGTACATGGCATCATCACGCACGGGGGCGACGCGCCGAATATCATCCCGGAATACGCTTCTGCCCGCTTCTACATCCGCGGCGATTCTTGGAAAAAAACAGCCGAGACGGCGAAAAAAGTGCGTGCCATCGCTGAAGGCGCTGCCCTGGCGACAGGCGCCCGTGTCGAAATCGAACGTTTCCAGAATGAAGTGAAAGATCTTGTCGTCACGCCTGAGCTAGATGAAATCCTTAAAGCCGAACTTGAAACACTGGGCGACAACGTAGCCGACTCACGTATTTCCGGGCTCGGTTCGACCGATGCCGGCAATATCAGCTATGAAGTGCCGACTGCCCACGGCTATATCAAAATCGGCCCTGAAAGCCTCATTGCCCATACCGAACAATTCCGGGAAGCCGCCCGTTCAAAAGCAGGCGACGAAGCCTTGATCAAAGGCGCAAAAGCATTGGCGCAAACAGGTTATCGTTTGCTGACTGAACACGCATTACTGGCGCAAGTCAAACAAGCCCATATCCGCTCACTCGCCGCCAAACAACAAGATTAA
- a CDS encoding IS3 family transposase — MSRKGTCADNAAMENFFGLLKQEMYYGETLVSYEELKQRIEHYIDYYNNERIKQKLAGMSPVKYRAHASQLAA; from the coding sequence ATGTCCCGAAAAGGGACCTGTGCCGACAATGCGGCCATGGAAAATTTCTTTGGTCTCCTAAAGCAAGAGATGTATTACGGAGAAACGTTGGTTTCGTATGAAGAGTTAAAACAGCGGATTGAACACTATATCGATTACTACAACAATGAACGCATTAAACAAAAATTGGCCGGCATGAGCCCGGTGAAATACCGAGCACATGCCAGCCAATTAGCTGCATGA
- a CDS encoding IS3 family transposase, whose product MAFELHEEGFRLTDVLNIVDLPEATYHYHRQRFDCEDPDREWKAVIRTLFEKHQGRYGYRRIHLELRAQRYDINHKKVQRLMRDLGLNCVKFVRKSRYKSYKGKVGTLAKNRMNRRFSTPYALQKLTTDVTEFKCTGEQKLYLSPVMDLYNGEVIGFSMAKRPTLEFVMESLNQALPVIQEQAVYRTTLHSDQGWHYQHVAWVKALKK is encoded by the coding sequence CTGGCGTTCGAACTCCACGAAGAAGGGTTCCGATTAACGGATGTGCTGAACATCGTCGATCTTCCAGAAGCGACCTACCATTACCATCGCCAGCGATTTGATTGTGAAGACCCGGACCGGGAGTGGAAAGCAGTGATCCGGACGCTCTTCGAGAAACACCAAGGCCGTTACGGATACCGGCGGATTCATCTGGAATTGCGAGCACAGCGATACGACATCAACCATAAGAAAGTCCAGCGTCTCATGCGAGACTTGGGATTGAACTGCGTGAAATTCGTCCGGAAATCCCGCTACAAGTCGTATAAGGGGAAAGTCGGAACCCTCGCTAAAAACCGGATGAACCGCAGGTTTTCCACACCGTATGCCCTGCAGAAACTGACAACAGATGTCACCGAGTTCAAATGTACGGGCGAACAAAAACTTTATTTAAGTCCAGTGATGGATCTCTATAACGGCGAAGTCATTGGGTTCAGTATGGCCAAACGACCGACGCTGGAATTCGTGATGGAATCACTTAACCAAGCCCTGCCAGTGATTCAGGAACAAGCGGTTTACCGGACCACCCTCCATTCCGATCAAGGGTGGCATTACCAGCACGTTGCCTGGGTGAAAGCGTTAAAAAAATAA
- a CDS encoding helix-turn-helix domain-containing protein gives MAKYSEEFKLKLVKEYAEGKLGYRRLALKYGLPDPSPIMRWVRAYQEFGLKALRRKQTKQVYSVQFKVDVLHFMKQTGASYQDTAIHFKMNNPSLIVNWNRRVLAKGVKGLEARAKGRPSMSKKPKPIKNEKPLSREAQLERENELLRLEVAYLKKLKAFQENPDAFLEKHKQGWRSNSTKKGSD, from the coding sequence ATGGCGAAATATAGCGAAGAATTTAAGTTGAAGCTAGTGAAGGAATACGCAGAAGGAAAGCTGGGGTATAGACGCTTAGCCCTCAAATACGGCTTGCCAGATCCCTCTCCGATTATGCGCTGGGTTCGGGCGTATCAAGAGTTTGGCCTTAAAGCCTTGCGGAGAAAGCAGACAAAACAAGTGTATTCTGTTCAATTCAAAGTGGATGTATTACACTTTATGAAACAAACAGGTGCTTCTTACCAAGACACAGCGATCCATTTCAAGATGAACAATCCTTCACTCATTGTGAATTGGAACCGTCGAGTTCTGGCGAAAGGGGTAAAAGGCCTGGAAGCACGAGCGAAAGGACGGCCCTCCATGTCAAAAAAACCAAAACCGATCAAGAACGAAAAGCCCCTGTCTCGGGAAGCGCAATTGGAACGGGAGAATGAGCTCCTTCGTTTGGAAGTAGCGTATTTAAAAAAGTTAAAAGCTTTCCAGGAGAATCCGGATGCCTTCCTCGAAAAGCACAAGCAGGGCTGGCGTTCGAACTCCACGAAGAAGGGTTCCGATTAA
- the pepT gene encoding peptidase T: MIEKLIERLIRYAKIDTQSDFENDATPSTPGQWDLLAELEKEMKNIGLEEVEVDDHGYLFGTLPANTEEQRPVIGFLAHVDTATDFTGKGVNPQRIEDYDGKDISLNDKVTMKTADFPALQNYIGHTLITTDGTTLLGADNKAGIAEIMTAMEYLIEHPEIEHGKIRVGFTPDEEIGRGPHKFDVDRFGADYAYTMDGGPLGELQYESFNAASAKLTVHGTSVHPGSAKDKMVNAITVATRFQAEMPSNEVPEKTEGYEGFIHLNNFNGSVEQAVLQYIVRDFDKDKFKAKKRHMEKVAAELQEEFGKEAIELELEDQYYNMREKIEPVMEIVDQAEQAMKTLGLSPDIIPVRGGTDGSQLSYMGLPTPNIFTGGENYHGKFEFISAENMEKATQVIVEVAKIAK, translated from the coding sequence ATGATCGAAAAATTGATCGAACGCCTGATTCGCTACGCCAAAATCGATACGCAATCCGATTTTGAAAATGACGCAACTCCCTCTACACCTGGGCAATGGGATTTACTCGCTGAATTGGAAAAAGAAATGAAGAACATTGGCTTAGAGGAAGTCGAAGTGGACGATCACGGCTATTTATTCGGCACTTTGCCGGCGAACACTGAAGAACAGCGCCCTGTCATCGGCTTTCTGGCACATGTCGACACAGCCACCGACTTCACCGGAAAAGGCGTCAACCCGCAGCGCATCGAAGATTACGATGGGAAAGACATTTCATTAAACGACAAAGTGACGATGAAAACGGCTGATTTCCCGGCCTTGCAGAATTACATCGGCCATACTTTGATCACGACAGACGGTACGACTTTGCTCGGTGCCGACAACAAAGCAGGAATTGCCGAAATCATGACTGCAATGGAATATTTGATCGAACACCCTGAAATCGAGCACGGCAAAATTCGCGTTGGCTTCACGCCGGATGAGGAAATTGGCCGCGGCCCGCATAAATTCGATGTCGACCGTTTCGGCGCCGATTATGCGTACACGATGGACGGTGGACCGCTTGGCGAGCTTCAATACGAAAGCTTTAATGCCGCGAGCGCGAAATTGACAGTCCACGGGACAAGCGTCCATCCCGGTTCCGCAAAAGACAAGATGGTCAACGCCATTACGGTCGCAACGCGCTTCCAGGCTGAAATGCCATCTAATGAAGTACCTGAGAAAACGGAAGGCTATGAAGGCTTTATCCACTTGAACAATTTCAACGGTTCCGTCGAACAAGCGGTGCTTCAGTATATTGTGCGCGATTTCGATAAAGACAAATTCAAAGCGAAAAAACGCCATATGGAAAAAGTCGCGGCTGAATTGCAAGAAGAGTTCGGGAAAGAAGCAATCGAACTCGAGCTTGAAGACCAGTACTATAATATGCGCGAGAAAATCGAGCCGGTAATGGAAATCGTCGACCAGGCCGAACAAGCGATGAAAACACTGGGCCTATCACCCGACATCATCCCGGTACGCGGCGGCACGGACGGATCCCAATTATCTTATATGGGCTTGCCGACGCCGAACATCTTCACAGGCGGCGAAAACTATCACGGCAAATTCGAGTTCATCTCCGCTGAAAACATGGAAAAAGCGACTCAAGTGATTGTGGAAGTCGCAAAAATCGCAAAATAA
- a CDS encoding DUF4825 domain-containing protein — MRKTFAKAVLLSTALLVMSACSPLFAAEEPDLFEYEGAAVGNNSAVLNTLNRLPGAEHLTGFELETKQQPYGITASYDWEEATPSDKETAAHNATYLFTLIDNVEWVQFDFDTGAGVEQYRLTREQLQAWYGVDLTGIDEQEKLEELLEQYLDEGQKIDALLTQP, encoded by the coding sequence TTGAGAAAAACATTTGCTAAGGCTGTGCTGCTATCCACTGCGCTGTTGGTTATGAGCGCATGCAGCCCGTTGTTTGCAGCAGAGGAACCAGACCTCTTCGAGTATGAAGGGGCGGCGGTCGGGAATAACAGTGCCGTCCTCAACACCCTTAACCGGCTGCCGGGTGCAGAGCATCTTACAGGCTTTGAATTGGAGACGAAACAACAGCCTTACGGAATCACCGCCTCTTACGATTGGGAAGAGGCCACACCATCGGATAAGGAAACAGCGGCCCATAATGCGACGTATTTGTTTACGTTGATCGACAATGTCGAGTGGGTCCAATTTGACTTCGACACAGGGGCAGGCGTGGAACAATACCGGCTAACGAGAGAGCAATTGCAAGCTTGGTACGGAGTGGATTTGACCGGAATTGATGAACAAGAGAAACTAGAAGAACTACTCGAACAGTATTTGGATGAAGGCCAAAAAATTGACGCGCTGTTAACACAACCTTAA